CAGTGAACTGCAGCAAGAAGAATCGTGGTCATACTCATACAGAAACAGCTTATaacccaagaaacaaacacatgGCAACATTTTGAGCCCAAGACACCTGGGATCAAATTTTTTTGACTTGAAGCAGAAGGACTTAGGAAAATGATGAGTCTAAGTGTTgggtcagtgagatggttcagtgtatAGGTGCCTGCTGCCACCTATAAGACCTGAGTCTGTGATCGATAGGATCCACATTGTACAAATAAAACCAGTTActcaagttgtgtgtgtgtgtgtgtgtgtgtgtgtgtgagagagagagagagagagagagagagagagagagagagagagagagaggagagagaggagagagagagagaaagagagaaagagagagagagagagaaagaaagagacattgCAATGCCCAGTTGTAATGCATCACTGgagaataagaaacaaaaaggCTTTATCTTACTCCAAGCAGATATACACAGCAGGACCTTtctcagaaacattaaaaatgttcaaaggagGAAAATGTTTCACATAAAAATGTGAAAAGGAACtgaatgataaaaatttaaattgaccCCCTGAACCCTATccttaaagcaaagacataaaatctgtaagtcaaacactgtggcacctcagtcccaggaaattagctgaccattcgaacagatggccctaactaaacagcCCTGAGACAATTGGTGCCAGGATGCCATAAGCTTGAGATAAGTCTGACCCCTTTGAACCGGAGCTCATGATAAATAATGTGAAGCTAGTCCAAAATagccatccatcttaagaatgtgagatcaaatgtatcaatgacctagtgacctgttccccctcattcccccttccctaactccacctgGTTTGTGGATTCTTCCTATATAAGCTGTAAGAACTCGTTGCTGGGGGGCAGATTTCCTCTATCCCTGCTTGGGTTATGAGTGAAGGATGCCCTAGCATGCTAGTTTTGAGTAAACCTCTTGCTATTGCATCAAGCCGTGTTTcttgtgagtgatttggggtgcatTTGCAGTTCTCCACAGATCGTGAGGTCCTCTTTGCTTGGACTttacagaacaaagcaaaaccacactTAAATTTGTACTGTTGTGTGAGATGTTCACACATGTCTGCTACACCATGGCTGTGACAGTATTGGTCACAGGTACAGCAAACACTGGTCAGATAAGGAAATGCCATTTGTGTGAGACAAGTTTGCATAAGGTCTACTGCCTGACCCAGTCACAGCCTTGAGGAAGTCACAGCATGTTGCCTGAGGAGGGCAGTTCCCCTTCCTGTGGGGCTGCTGAAATGTGACCACATCATAAGGACAGCCCTGCCTCCAGGGCCACACCCTGTTTCCAATCCCTTCAGAAGGGCTCTCGAGCTCTGCCCTCAAGCACAGTTGCAGCCTCTGAGAGGAGATGCCATGACCTTCACCTTCACAGCCCTGCTCTGTCTTGGTGAGAtgtgaagagggggaggggacactGAGGTCTAGAAATGATCAGGACCTGTAGCTCAGCAACCATCAGGAGACCCCAGGGTCTCAGGCAGTTCTGCAGAGGGGAGGACTTGCTCAGCCTTAGGGACAAATCTCTTACAAAGAACTCTCTTCCAGGACTGACTCTGGGCCTCTGGATCCCAGTACTGACAGGTGAGTGTGTCTGCAGCTCTCCTGAAATGCTCTTCTCTTCCTATCCAAGAGCCATGCCTGGGCAGGGTTGATAGAAAACACCACATGTGTGTTAGCCCTGAGGGTAACATGGGGGTCATGGGGTTAAGGACTTCAATCAGAGGATAGATGGTCTGAGTCCTGGCTGTTCTTTTACTTGCAGGGTCCCTTCCTAAGCCTATCCTCAGAGTACATCCTGACTCTGTGGTCTCCATGCAGAGTAAGGTGACCTTCTTGTGTGAGGGAATCCGAGGAGCAAGAAGTTACTGTCTCTATATAAAAGCAAGCCAATATCCATGGTGCACAAAAATTTTACCAGAGCCTTACAACAAGGCTGAATTCTCCATCTCAGAAATTGACCAACATCATGCAGGAATTTACCACTGTTATTATCAGATCCATGGTAAATTTTCAGAGGACAGTGATGCTCTGGAACTGGTGGTGACAGGTGAGAAGAAAGACAATGCCCCATCATCAGGCTTCACTGTCAAGAAGTCAGGCTGCTCTCAGTGCTGCACAGGCACCTCACAGCCCTGGGGGATAATAAGGCCTGACACATGTAACTGATTCTGCCTTCTCTCCTAGGAGCACACAGTAAACCCAGCCTGTCAGCCCAACCCAGCACCGTGGTGACCTCAGGACAGAAGGTTACCCTCCAGTGTGTGTCAGGGCAGAATTATGACAGGTTCATTCTAACTAAGGAAGGACCACAGAAGCTCTACTGGATGCCAAAATTATGGTATAACTATAATACTGAAAATATTGAGGCTTTCCTCTCTGTGCAACCAGTGACCTCTGACCAGAGGTGGACATTCAGATGCTACAGCTATGGCAGTCAGAACCCACAAGTGTGGTCAGAACCTAGTGACCCCCTGGAACTCCTGGTCTCAGGTGAGGAGCCACAGCCTTCCCACTTAATGCTGAGGTGAAACAGTGATCAGGGAGGCCTTGCTGTTGTGTTTTATTCAAAAGAGAGAGTCAGCATATGCTTTGTAGAGCCAGGCTGGTGAAGTGTGAGGGATGACTCTGAGGGACCCATCCCTTCCCCATGAGGTACCAAACATATGACAGATattgtatagaatagagtttgttTATGGACATTGGAAGGGGAGTTGagtagaaacagacagacagacagacagacagacagacagacagacaaacagacagacagacagacagagtgggaggggaagaggccagccaggaacacTTGGACAAAGAAGGTGAGGGGAAAGGAACAGAGGGGAAAAGcagtcagagagaaaaaaggcaaagagaataggagagtgaggagggaccaAACACCTCTTTTACAGgaagccaggcctacctgcctGTTGCCAGGTAGATgatgggcagagcctagaaggaatgctaacacttGATGTGCGCTGGATGTGAGGAGCCAGGGCTCTTTAGCCcattgacagagagagaacaggagaccaTGTGACCAGAAATACAGATTTCACTGCAGAAAGTAGTACAGAAACCCAGGATGTCCAGGACTGAGATGAGTCTTCACAGGTCTTTGTCCTAATCTGGATCACTTTAAATGCCATCTAACTCCACGTGTGACTTTCTGTGTACCACTTTCAAACACACCCACTTGTTTCCCTCCGAATTCCCTGCAGGGAGCCTCCCCAAACCCATCATCAAGGCTGATTCAGGCTCTGTGATCTCCTTCACTACTTCTGTGACCATCTGGTGTCAGGGGACCATGGATGCAGAAGTGTATTTTCTGCATAATGAGAGAAGCCAAAAAACCTGGAAGACACAGACACCACAGGAGCCTGGGAACAAGGGCAAGTTCTTCATCCCTTCTgtgacagaagagcatgcagggCAATATCGCTGTTATTGTTACAGCTCAAATGGTTGGTCAGAGCCCAGTGACACCCTGGAGTTGGTGGTGACAGGTGAGGAGACAGTCAGATTCTcacctccagtctctgctctcaGGAGTACTCTCTCTCCCACAGAGTGATCCAAGAGAACAGTGTGACACTGTGAGGACATGTAACaaactttctccttctctcctagGAGTCTATAAGTACtatgaactcaggctgtcagtaCTTCctatccctgtggtgacagtaggAGGGAACATGACACTCCAGTGTGCCTCCCAGAGTCACTATGATAAATTCATCCTCAccaaggaagatcagaagttcaccAGCTCACTGGACACACAGCATATTCCTTCTAGTGGACAGTACCAAGCCCTGTTTGTTATGGGACCCATGACACCAAACCTCACAGGGACGTTCAGATGTTATGGTTACTACAAGAATACACCACAACTGTGGTCAGTACCCAGTGAGGCCCTGGAAATTCACATCTCAGGTGAGTCAGCACCATTGTTCTTCCAGTATTTTCTGAGACTCTAAGCTTTTTGCCATAGCCTGCCCCTCTGCTGAGTTGCAGGTATAAAAGAACTAAATGGAGAGCCTCTGTTCTCAATCACAGCCCTACTTGGGGAGAAGCTGTGACATGGGCTAGACAGGATGAGAGGTCAAAGGTGTTTGGTAAGAGACAAGTCCTCAGTCACTGTCACCATCCCTCTAGGACTGTCCAAGAAGCCCTCTCTGCTCACTCACCAAGGCCATATCCTGGACCCTGGAATGAGCCTCACCCTGCAGTGTTTCTCTGACATCAACTATGACAGATTGGCTCTGTACAAGGTGGGGGAATCTAACATCATACAGCACCGTAGTCAGAGGACTGACACTGGCCTCTCCTTGGCCAACTTCACACTGGGCCATGTGAGCCCCTCCACTGGAGGCCAGTACAGATGCTATGGTGCACACAACCTCAGCTATGAGTGGTCAGTGTCCAGTGATGCCCTGGACATCCTGATCACAGGTGAGGATCTACAAAGATTCAATCAGGTACCTAGCCTCTGCTCAGGATCTCATGGGggagctgaggagctgagggCTGGGATGAGAGACAGGAATCTTGGGGAggaacagaggcagaaacagatgaGCAGATGAACTCAGCCAGACAAAAGAGACCCAAGTTTTCAGGATGGAGTCATGTGTAATTTGAGCTCAGAACAAGGAAGCCAGCCTCTCATCATCCCTCTTCTCTTCAGGACAGTTCCTTGTCACTCCTTCCATCTCAGTGAAGCCTAACTCAACAGTACACTCAGGAGAGAACGTGACACTGCTGTGTTGGTCAATGTACAGGCTGGACACTTTCATTCTGTCCAAGAAGGGATCAGCCCAGCCACCCCTGAGACTAAAATCAAAGTTCCAAGATCGGCAGTTCCAGGCAGAATTCTCCATCAGTGCTGTGACCTCCCATCTCTCTGGCACCTACAGGTGCTATGGTTCTCAAGACTCATCTCTCTACCTGTTGTCACATGCCAGTGTCCCTGTGGAGCTCACAGTCTCAGGTGAGGTGACCCTGACATCTCAGCATGAGTCACAACCCACACTGTGGCAGAGCTCTTGACTTGGGTGAGATTGAGGAGAAAAAAGGCAGGTTTTGTCAGAAGACACTTTCCCTGGCAGAGGAGTGGGTGTCAGCAGTGGTCCCTTGAATAATGTCCACTCAGTCCTCGATTGTAATCTAGGTTTGGCGTAGAGAATATGAGGATCTCAGGAAGGTTACAGGGCAGATCAAGGACAGTGAACAGAGTGAGGATCCTGGGTTTGcacctcatcctcttcttctgtttcctagGACGCATCAGAACCTCTACCTTGCCGCCCACAACGTCCATGAGAACAGATGGTAAGTATCAGGCACCTCTGTGCAGGGAGTAGGCTCCAACCCCAGGCTGCCTGGCAGCTCTTGTCCCACCAaagttctcatttctctctcactTCAGCTTGTGAATGTAGGAGGCAAACAAAGATCCAACAGAGACCACAGAGGCTAGGGCATAGAGGTTGGGCTGCAGagggggcattcagagagaaatatTTACACTCAGCATTGGGGATGAAGCAGGTGTGGGAAGTAGAAAACAAGGGACACAGACACTCAACTCCCCATCCTGTCCCCAAGTCTTTGAAAGTAAACCTATTACGTGCATGGAGTCAGGCCTCAGAAGGATAATAAACACTCAGTTAAAATGTGGGAGGAGGTGAGCATTAGCTAGTTATAGGTTTGATGCACCTATTTTTAAAGATCTTCACTTAGTCAAGTCCTTCTCTTTAAAAGCTGCTGTTCCTGAGTATACATGGAAGAAGCCGGGCCCATACGTATTAGGttttttgatttgtgtgtgtgtgtgtgtgtgtgtgtgtgtgtgtgtgtgtgtgtgtgctgatttgtttcttttttctttccgtCCTGCCCTTGACTGTGAACTCCCCTGACAGAGAAGGGCTCCACAACATGCAGTGGGACAGACCAACAATATGGCAACATGTGCAAGGGTGGGACATGAGGCCATGGCAGGACATTCAGGCTCCTTCCCTTCAATACATGGGACTTGGCTCTGGTACAGAGAACAGGGATGAAAGTTACATTCCCTGGGTTCAACTGCCAGTTCTGACACTTCCAGTCAGGTGACCTGAGGCAGGTCAACTGGctagatccaaaaaaaaaaaaaaaaatccatggtgCATGATTTTGAGGGTGGGAGGTGATGTGTGCAGAGACCCAGCATGTACCTTTCACGGAGAAGGTCCTCAGGTAAGCAGCAAGGTTCTacactcatgatgtcatttgTTCCTCAGGTCTGCAATGGTACCTGAAGGCTCTGATAGGAGTGTCTGTGGCCTTCCTCTTactcctcttcatcctcatcttcatTTTTCTCCAACGAAGACATCAGAGAAAATTCAGGAAGGATGGTGAGAAGGTTATGTGTAAAATGGGTCTCAGAAGGAGGTAGGTGCCACTGTGAACATCCAAGCAGGGGCTCAGTACAGCAGCCACAGGGAAACCTTAAACTGAGGGAAGGTAGCTTATAAACACACTCAGATCTCAGATCAGGGTACAATTTTCTCAGAACCTGTGAAATGTTAGACATTCTGTCAACATTACTATGTTCTGGGACATTTACTCACTCAACCTTTTGTTGtaaagttccttccttccttccctgaacATGCCTAGGGAGGGGCTTCCCATCCTCCTAGCTGAGACTCCTCTCCCTTGCAGCccaaaaagagaaagagctgAAACTTCCTGCAGGAGCTACAGGACCAATAACCGGGGACAGAGGCCACCAGAAGAGGTAAATGACAGACACCTAGACCCCGTACCTCCCTGACACACCTCACTCCTCACTTCAAACTGACATCTCCTTGTCTCTTCAGGTCCATCCCAACTGCTGCCACCCAGGAAGAAAGCCTTTGTGAGAAACAGAGGGTCCTGGGAGGGGAGATGTCTGAAGTGTCAGAATTGCAGGGGTGGTGGAGACATCCTGGGGGTTTCACTGTGTGGGTCTGAACTGCACTTGATGGAAACAGGGATGTCACCCCTTTCCATGTTTCTCTGTCCCCACCTGGAGCCAGGCAGGAAACTAGGAGTCTGAGACATCCCTAGACTCTGGTCAGGAGACATTCTGTTTGTTCTGCTATGACAGATGCTTCAGTGGAGGACATGCAAACTGGGGATGGTGTGGAGCTGAACAGTTCGGTAAGGTCCCTGTCCCCATCCACAGTCTAAAACTTGGGGCTCAGTTTAGTCCAGgggccttctttcttctgtctccttcagcCCTCAGCAATATCCACAGCTaggctctctctcctttctgccagCAAATGCCTCCTCTGTGCTATGGACTCACTCCTTCCTGCTGTCTTGGCATCTGTCTTGATCTCTTCTGAGGGGGAAGCCTGGGTGGAGAAACCCACAGTGACATCTAAGGGACCAGCAACTGCCATCAGTTGACACAGCAGAACAAAAGGAACTTGGGCAGCTACgtgagattttgttttttagtttgtatACTGgcgatttgcctgcatgtacgtctCTGCATCACATGCATATTGATGCTCCTAGAGGCCAAAAGAGCATGTGAGGTATCCTAAAATAGGGTTATATTTGATTGTAGACTGTCATGTGGGTTCAGATAGCCAAAGctagttcctctgcaagagcagccagtgatcttaactcaGGAGACATCAATCCAACTCCCAGAAACCATTTTTAGGAATATGAACTGTGCTGAAGACAACACAGCTAGGCTTAGAATGTTGGGTTAAGCCAAAACTATAAGAAGGAAGCCCAGGATGATCCCAGCAGAGAGGCAGTAATGGAAACAGGTCATTCCAGCCATGCTATGAAAACTGATCACAGGAGATTCCCAGGGGAACATGGAGATGCTATCTGTACCTTACTACTTAACTGCTACAGAGACCACCTGAGGAAGATCCCCAGAGAGAGACATATGCCCAGGTGAAACCCTCCAGGCTCAGGAGGGCAGGAGCTGTTTCACCTTCTGTCATGTCAAGGGAACAGCTGGACACAGAATATGAACAAGCAGAAGAGGGCCAAGAAGTGGACAGTCAGGTGGGTCCTATCCTCCACAGACCTTCAAGTTTTCCCCAAGCCAAGCGTGTATCTTCCTGTCACCCTCTCCCATTCCAGGTTGCAGAATCCGAGGAGCCCCAGGATGTGACCTATGCCCAGCTGTGCAGCAGGACACTCCAACAGGGGACTGCTGCACCTCCTCTCTCTCAGGCAGGGGAAGCCCCAGAGGAGCCAACTGTATATGCTGCTCTGGCGACTGCTCGTGCGGGGGCTGTTCCCAAGGACGAGGAGCAAtgactctctgcctcccaggatgACTAACAGAGACCTCCAAGGTACTCTGGGAACTTTTGGAAACCTGACTGCACTTTAAGTAACCTCACAGTTTGGAAATAAAGCCAGTGATTACACACACAATAAGCAAgtgaaaatgagaaatgaaatagAAGGGAAGGTTTTACACTGAGAGCTAAATTTAATGATATTTCTCATCAAacgagaaaagagaaaaattacagGCACAATTGCACAGCCCCTTACTTTCAACAAATGTGAGGCGGGGGCAGGAGAATTGCCTTTGTTTTGTGGTGATGGTGGGATATCTAGTGAATTTCATGATagactgggctacagagtgagacatgTTTTAAATAACATTAGTCACCAAAGGCCAGGGTGGAGGTGTGCACCTAAATGCTAGCACTTTGAAGGAACggaaaggagagtaaagaagtcaaggccatctttagctacatagcCTAGGAgtaagaggctagcctgggacacacTAGACACTGTAAAAATAGATAAGAAATAAGCCAAGCATTGtagtgcatgccttcaatctAAGCACTAAGaaagtagagacagacagatatgagaaaatctctgtgagttcaaggccagttagTCTACAGAGTGACCTCCAATACAGACAGGTTCATATacagaaatcttgtctcaaatacataaataaaataaggtcaATAGGACGGCTCAGCAGTAAAGGTGCTTGCGACCAGGACTAATATCCTAAGTTCAGCAGCAGGAACAGCATGAGGAGAGAAAGGAGTCCAACAAACGTTCTCTCACTTCTACCTAAGTTCTTTATGTCTTTCCCACACCCAATGAGGAAGtagaacaattaaaaaataaacaaacgcCTTTTGAGTGCCTGGGTGCTGAGGCTGCCGCATGAGTCTGCTGCGCTCCATGAGGAAGATGCTTGCCGCTGTGTCCCGCGTGTTGGCAAGCGCTGCGCAGAAGCCGGCAAGCAGAGTGCTAGTAGCTTCCCGTAATTTTGCAAATGATGCTACATTTGAGAAGAAGAAATGTGACCTTCATCAGCTAGAAGAGGGCCCTCCAGTCACAATGTTCACTAGGGAGGATGGGCTTAAGTGCTACAGGATGATGCAGACTGTGTGCCGGATGGAGCTAAAGGCAGATCAGCTGTATAAGCAGAAAATTATTCGTGGTTTCTGTCACTTGTGTGATG
This region of Arvicanthis niloticus isolate mArvNil1 unplaced genomic scaffold, mArvNil1.pat.X pat_scaffold_275_arrow_ctg1, whole genome shotgun sequence genomic DNA includes:
- the LOC117701852 gene encoding paired immunoglobulin-like receptor B isoform X2, producing MTFTFTALLCLGLTLGLWIPVLTGSLPKPILRVHPDSVVSMQSKVTFLCEGIRGARSYCLYIKASQYPWCTKILPEPYNKAEFSISEIDQHHAGIYHCYYQIHGKFSEDSDALELVVTGAHSKPSLSAQPSTVVTSGQKVTLQCVSGQNYDRFILTKEGPQKLYWMPKLWYNYNTENIEAFLSVQPVTSDQRWTFRCYSYGSQNPQVWSEPSDPLELLVSGSLPKPIIKADSGSVISFTTSVTIWCQGTMDAEVYFLHNERSQKTWKTQTPQEPGNKGKFFIPSVTEEHAGQYRCYCYSSNGWSEPSDTLELVVTGVYKYYELRLSVLPIPVVTVGGNMTLQCASQSHYDKFILTKEDQKFTSSLDTQHIPSSGQYQALFVMGPMTPNLTGTFRCYGYYKNTPQLWSVPSEALEIHISGLSKKPSLLTHQGHILDPGMSLTLQCFSDINYDRLALYKVGESNIIQHRSQRTDTGLSLANFTLGHVSPSTGGQYRCYGAHNLSYEWSVSSDALDILITGQFLVTPSISVKPNSTVHSGENVTLLCWSMYRLDTFILSKKGSAQPPLRLKSKFQDRQFQAEFSISAVTSHLSGTYRCYGSQDSSLYLLSHASVPVELTVSGRIRTSTLPPTTSMRTDGLQWYLKALIGVSVAFLLLLFILIFIFLQRRHQRKFRKDAQKEKELKLPAGATGPITGDRGHQKRSIPTAATQEESLYASVEDMQTGDGVELNSSRPPEEDPQRETYAQVKPSRLRRAGAVSPSVMSREQLDTEYEQAEEGQEVDSQVAESEEPQDVTYAQLCSRTLQQGTAAPPLSQAGEAPEEPTVYAALATARAGAVPKDEEQ
- the LOC117701852 gene encoding leukocyte immunoglobulin-like receptor subfamily B member 3A isoform X1, which gives rise to MTFTFTALLCLGLTLGLWIPVLTGSLPKPILRVHPDSVVSMQSKVTFLCEGIRGARSYCLYIKASQYPWCTKILPEPYNKAEFSISEIDQHHAGIYHCYYQIHGKFSEDSDALELVVTGAHSKPSLSAQPSTVVTSGQKVTLQCVSGQNYDRFILTKEGPQKLYWMPKLWYNYNTENIEAFLSVQPVTSDQRWTFRCYSYGSQNPQVWSEPSDPLELLVSGSLPKPIIKADSGSVISFTTSVTIWCQGTMDAEVYFLHNERSQKTWKTQTPQEPGNKGKFFIPSVTEEHAGQYRCYCYSSNGWSEPSDTLELVVTGVYKYYELRLSVLPIPVVTVGGNMTLQCASQSHYDKFILTKEDQKFTSSLDTQHIPSSGQYQALFVMGPMTPNLTGTFRCYGYYKNTPQLWSVPSEALEIHISGQFLVTPSISVKPNSTVHSGENVTLLCWSMYRLDTFILSKKGSAQPPLRLKSKFQDRQFQAEFSISAVTSHLSGTYRCYGSQDSSLYLLSHASVPVELTVSGRIRTSTLPPTTSMRTDGLQWYLKALIGVSVAFLLLLFILIFIFLQRRHQRKFRKDAQKEKELKLPAGATGPITGDRGHQKRSIPTAATQEESLYASVEDMQTGDGVELNSSRPPEEDPQRETYAQVKPSRLRRAGAVSPSVMSREQLDTEYEQAEEGQEVDSQVAESEEPQDVTYAQLCSRTLQQGTAAPPLSQAGEAPEEPTVYAALATARAGAVPKDEEQ